One Drosophila subpulchrella strain 33 F10 #4 breed RU33 chromosome 2R, RU_Dsub_v1.1 Primary Assembly, whole genome shotgun sequence genomic window, CCATCCAGCTTCACATAGTCTACATCCCACTCGGCGAAGGTCTGGGCATCCAGCCTCATGTGCTTTATCACTCCGGGATAACCAGCACAGGTATTGGTGCCGTAGTCTTGGTACAAACCAAACTTCAGACCCTTGTTGTGAATctgaaaaatattaagatgTTATAGGTTCTTTAAGGGTTATAAGTCTTATAATTTACATGATCTGATAGCGCATTTAATCCGCTGGGAAAGCGTTTCTTGTCTGGTACTAGTTTTTGGGTTTTGTTGTCACGATCCTTCTCCAGCCAGCAATCATCTATTATGATGTACTCGTAGCCAGCATCCGCATAGCCCTCGGAAACCAAAAGATCTGCATGTCTTCGGAAAAGGTTCTCACTGAAAAGGGGTTTATAGAGAGGGTATATTTATGGTGATAAGGATGTTTAGAGGCTTTTACCTGATGCACTCGTCGGGATAAAGTTGACAATCGGTTATGCAACGGAAACTgaaagttataaaaatataggATGTAGTAACTTCTTTTCTAAGAATATTAAGCATCACGTTAGGCAAATAACTTAAAAGATAATTAAAACTATAAGTCATATTATAAGTTATTACTAAACACGCTAGGCCTCATGCAAAGGCttaatttttatcaaatatttaaagcCACGtgaattataaaatacaacTTAATGGGAGCTCGAACAAACGAATCTAAATTTTTAGTGATATGATCCATTTTGTAGATAAAGAGTAACCGCTTACTCACCGTTCCCAGGACATCCAACCCATGGGCGGTCTGAAAAGCGGGGAATATCAATTTAGTAAAATAGAATCCAATCATAATAAAAAACTTACTTGAGTGCCAGACCATTATCGAGGCCCAGGGATAGTTGTAGAACCTGCAGCAGGAGGATCCCGCCCAGTAAGACGCCCCACGTTCTGTACATCGCGACCAAGTGGCACCGACTGAATCCTGGCCTTTGGGCTACCAGGGAATTTATATTCTCTTGCGGCGGCACTCCAGATAAGTCTGTGTTTGCCCGGGGCACCTGAAGAGTTGGGAAGGGGTGGACCAAGAGCTGAAGACCCGGCAGAAGGTTAGTGGCTAATTGCTATTGCAGTGGAGCACACCCATCGACTGATTGGTGTtcgccgggtggaacaaacaGCAGGCTTTTTCGATTGCAGGAGGAGCCGGAGCCCCTTATCACGCCAAGTTCACAGCGATCACAGGGAGCAAACAGCGAAAAATGTGAGGAGAGGACGGCGGTCTCTGATATGCTTTTGTTGTTCAATTCTGGCGCTGTTTGCCAGCTAGATTGGACTACAAAGTTGGGGAACTTGGGGAGCATAGGCTGGAGCATGGGACTAGTGATGAGAAAAGCTTATCGAGTAGGTACTACCACTGGGTACTCAGTGTGCAGAAACGAAAGATCTGTACAATACGATTATATTATtgatattttcaaataattttggaCTAATTTCAAATGATTAGATGATGCcaataaataatttcaaaattatatgAACATAAATatcacaatttttttttaaatatttctttttaaacaaaattctGTATCGTCCTACtcataaaataaattcttaaCGTGCGTTTTTATTTTACGATTGAATCAATAATTTAGATTTTAATCAAAATTGTACTTTCTAGTTTTAAAAACTACTTTTGGTTTACCACTCCAGAAAACTGGTCTTAAAGTCTAAGTCTATGTATATATGCCCCCTAAATactatcatatattttttaagagttTTATTAATCATCAAGATATTCTTTGCATTCAATATGAATTTTCTAATACAGAACTGAAGCTTTTAAATTATCCTTTACCAACTTTTCTAGGTACTGCTTACTGTACCTTGGGTACCCATTCTTAATTTGATTGTAACCTAGGCCCAACGAATGCTACCTTTCCCAGCTCTGAATGATCGTTGTGTTGCTCCCTTCTGATAGTGAGTACATATACACATGTGTTTTGCTGAGTTGCAATTACAAATGCAATTACTAAACCCAGTGCCGCTGCACTCTTCAAAggctttaattaaatttttgacCCAAATGTTACTCTTATCGCTTTTCCACTTACAGATAACCGAGCTGGCTAATTGAAGCCGGTGTTTTGTTATTGATTTTTAGTACTcctgattttatttgtttgatcaGGTCAGCATTAATATTCAAGTTACGCGGATTATCTTTTCGCTATGTACACAAAAATCTGCTTCCAAAAAATGCCACGAAACCAGTGTTGAATGTCGATTTGAAAAAGCAGCtgaaacataatttaaaaaaaattttaaagttttaaaaaaattaaatcatttttgtaaaataagTAGATTCAAAAGtttaaaactttttgaaatactataaacaaaaaatattaaaaaaaagaataatgaattaaaatttattaggGATATCATTGTTAAAAGAGCGTgctataaaattttaattttataggCCTATGtggaaataaataagcaaagaTCATGGAAAATTTTATACACAGACTATTTAGAGTTTTCTTAAAAACTGTCACCAAATCCAGTACTTAAAGACAACTCATAAAATCCCTGAAGccattatatatataatattggGTAAATGATTTAAAGtcttattaaaattttaatttacccGCTCAAGTCTACAAGTTTCTGCTAATTTTAGCTAGAAAATAGCTAATTTCAGTAGCATCGGCTGTTTTCCAACACTGATATTATAACAAAACTCAAAGTAGGGGTCACACTGGTGATTTTGGCGTGATTCCGTTTGAttgaatttatattatttcctGGATTTCGAGCATGGTATTCCAGTTGCCCACGACCACGGCCGCTCCGATAGGAGGCGGCTCCTCCTTCTCCTTCGGCCTGGGCACGGGAACACCCGCTGCAGCCGCCGCCCCAGGAGCACCAGCCGCCGTTCCCGCCACAAAACCCACATTCTCTTTTGGAGGCCCGGCGGCTTCTACTAATATTGGTGGCGGAGATGCGGACAACTGCAAGGCACAGGCTCCACCGGCATTCGGATTTGGCCTGCCGGCACCCGCTTCAACTCCCCTCACGCTGGGCACTCAAGCCGCCAATCCGGTGTCCACTTCTGCGACAACGATTGCAACCTCCGCCGCTCCTCCCGCCTTTGGTGGCTTCTTGGCCCAGCCGACGGCAGCGGTGGCGCCCAGCTTGGCTACCAGCACACCAAACACGGCAGCACCCGCCACTGGCCTGCTAGGCGGCACAGGATTAGGATTAGGAGCTCCCAAAAGCACTGCGGCTGCTCCCACAACTCTGACAGCAGCCCCAGCGGCCGCAGCTCCGCAACTGGGTGTCGCACCGGCTCCAACTCTAAGCACCGGCGGAGCTTTTGCCAATCTAACCACTGAGACCAAGACCACGGACTCCGCGGCCGTCGCCACCGCCTCCCAGCTGTCATACAACCAACTGGAGGAGCACATCAACAAGTGGACCCTAGAGTTCGAAGAGCAGGAAAAGGTGTTCACCGAACAGGCCACCCAGATCAACGCCTGGGACAAACTACTTATTAGCAACAACCAGAAGATCGTGGAGCTTAACGATGCCGTCAAGAAGGTAAAGACCGACCAGCAGGTGCTCGACCAGGAGCTGGAGTTTATAGCCACGCAGCAGAAGGAGCTGGAGGACAGCTTGGCGCCGCTGGAGAAGGAGTTCGTGAATCTACCCAGAGTGGACATGGAGCGCAGCCAGACCTATTTGATGGTGGAGAACCTGGACACGCAGCTGAAGCAGATGTCCGAGGACCTAAAGGAGATCATCGACAACCTAAACGAGGCCAACAAGGGCCAGGACACCACTGATCCCATCATTCAGATTGGCAAGATCCTCAACGCACACATGAGCTCCCTGCAGTGGATCGAATCGCAGTCGTCGAACATCTGCAAGAAGCTGGACGACATTGGCAAGATACAAGACTCCCAGAAGCGGGACATCTTCCGAGCTCCCTATTAAATATTAGACCCAAAAGGCTTGTTAACTTGTAACTTAAATGATTTACTGTAACTACTAAAAGAATAAAGTTCTTATTTCCCCATGAGAAATactatttttagttttttcctAGTTGTAGTCATTATAAAAACACACATTTCACatagaatattttatttaaatcatatagcctTCAGTTAATAATTCTTGAAGTGCTTAAGCCTATAGAGTGGCACGCCCTTCTCGGCGGCAAAGGCCAGGAAGCTGCTATGCGGCGAGAAGGCCATGGTGTACACCTTGCCCACGTTCTCGGTCTGTGTCGGAAAGTTGGAGAACACGGTGGCACTGGGGAAATGGGCCAGCTTCACAGCGTTGGGTGCCGCGGTGGAGCTCATGGCCAGCAACTCAGACGAGTGATTGAACTGCAGATCCGTGATGCAGGTCCGCAGGTTCATGAAGCGCTTCTCGGGCTGTGGGGCTTTGGAGGCCAACACGCTCTCATAGTCGTAAACGTTGACCACGCCCTCTTGGCTGCCGGTGGCCAGAAGGCGTTGATTGGGGGCCAGTTGGATGGACTGTCCATTGATGCAGCCGTCGTCTAAGAAGACGTGCTCTATAAGGTTCTGCCGGAGGTTTAAAACAATAACATTGGAAGTGCCCCCGCAGACGATGATCCTTCGGGAGTCCCCAGTCCAAGCGAATCCCTTAACCTTGCCCTCCTGCTTGAAGCTATGCAGCAGCTCATTTGTATTGGCCGTGAGCAGATGCATGGCTCCGAACTTGCCAGCGGTGATGATGAATTTGCCACACGGTGAGACCTCGAAGTTGTGCATGGTTTTTACATCGCCCGGCAGCACCAGCCTGGATTCCTTGGCCTCGAGCAGATCGTAGGCGTAGTAGAATCTCCTGTACGAACCAAAGAAAGCCTTCGTGCCGCATGGAGCGATCCTGGTGCAGCGCAGCGGGAATCTTTTGAAGCGCATGCTGTGCAGCTTCTCGTTCTTCTGCCCATCCACCGTGTAGATGGTGGCTGTGGAGTCCTCTTCACCAGCCACCAGAGCTGCGGTACTGGTGGGATGGAACTGAATGCTGGACACCACGGCATCGGATTTGGAAGATCTGTTCACGTCCTTAACTCGCTTGAAGTTCAGCGTTTTCTGGGGCAAAGCGCTCCTACGGGCCTTGTGGTCGATAAAGCCCACTGTCTTGAGCAGTTCTTCGTCGGAGGAGTGGTCCTCATCGTCGTCGTCCTTTATCTTCTTCTCTGCCCACTTGGGTTGGTTGAGAGTGCGATGGAATCGCGCCGTGAGGTACTCCTTGTAGGACTTGTCCTTGCGCAGATGATTCAGGGGACCTGTGTGCTTGGTGGGCTTCTTAACATCGCCCACCTGGAGGTCTTCGTCGTCGGAATCCGACCAGGCTGCCTTCCGCTTTTCCCCCTTCTTCTGCTGGCCGGATTGCTGCTCcttgtcgtcgtcgtcgtcctgGCCGTCGCTTGGCTGCCACTTTTGGCCCACGGACTTGGCCAGATTGGCGAGGAAACGCTGCCTGTCCCCAAAGATCACCTTTTCCATGGGAACCTCCACATAGTTGAGTTCCTTGGCCTTCGAGGCCTTTGGAATGAAGCGTTTCCTTTCCTCCTCCCTGGGTTTCTCCTGCTCCTGCTTGCCATACAGGGCCATCAGGTCCTTGAGATCCTCCAATCCATCGCTGGACTCGTCTGCACTCATGGTAATCGCCGGGAATGCCCCAAAATTCGTTTATTTACGATGATTTACGCGTTGGCTGCTCAAAAATTTACACGTGCAGCTGGGCGGGAAATTCACTAACGCTTTGAAGGCAAAATACCACAAATCAGATGAGCTATCGATAAGTGTGACCCCCAGCGATAACAAGTGTGAACAGATTTCGGTGGGAAGGGCGCCAGAATTTGAACTAATGGTATAAGCAATGGAATTTACATTGTTTTGCATTATTAATAAGTTAATAAGGTTTCATTTTCTTTAACATAGTTATTAATGTTtaagaatatacatataacataaaaatttaaattttttgcaaTTGCAATGTGGAAGTTTTGGATTTATTCAGTTTTAACAAAATAGTATAAATGTTTTctataaaaattgtattattaaacTTTAACATAGTGTACTTTGAGGTATCATAATTATACCAAATTCATTGGCGCTTCTTTTTGGGAATGTTTCCCTGACACAATTGTAAGTGACGGCTTAGGAAACCCTCGAGTTTGTACATCCGGCCACAACGATAGCAGATAAATTCGGCCTTTCTCTTGGGGGGCACACCGCGCGCTTTCTCCACCTCCTGGCTCCTCAGCCGCTGGACACAATTGTCGCAGGCATAGCGACGGGTCACCTTACCGGGCTTAAAATGGGCCACAAACTGGTTCCGGCAGAAGAGGCAATTGAAGAACTTGGTAACGTTGGAAGGGTCATCCTTGGGTGAGTTCTGCTTGCGTTTTGGGGTCTTTAGATAACTCGTCAAATGACTGCGATATTCCACCTCCGTTTCGTACTCCACATTGCAGGACTCGCAAATTCGTTTGGTTCCGTGAAGGACTCTGTGTTCTCTCAAGGCCGCCACGGTGGGGAAGGTCTCCTGGCAAAAGCTGCACTGCAGCGGAGGCATCTCGATCCCGTCCTCCTTCATCTTTTTGAAGCGCCTTTCGCAGGCCAACATGTGCACCTTAAAAGCACCGGCCGTGCGAATTCCATTGGTACAATACGGACAGTGGTAAAGCAGCGTGTTTTTGTCGGGAATATACATAGGCTTTTGCTTCACGACAGGCTCCTGAATCTTCGGCTCCGAACAGGGGGCTATATACACCCGGGTTACTATACCATTTTCCTCTTTCACCGACAGCAGAGTGGCCGGTTCCAGATCCACAGTAATCCATTCGCCAGTACTTGCCATGCTGCGTGGTGTTTCGCCGGGGAGAGGAAAGAAGAAAGTGAGAAAGTGGGAAAGTCGCCTGTCATCCTGTCTGATGGATAGAAAGTACTCGATTCCCGATACTCGGAAGCTATCAGGGCTGGCAAAGAAAGAAAGGTATTACGCCAAAAGTATACctcaaaatttttaactttttaaatttggtGACTTAAccgatttttaattttagccAACTCTCATCTaacgaatttttaaaaactagaAGAAGCTTTGTTTTACTGTGTATCCTTTTTGGTAGAAAGAACTATTACTTTATCAGTAACTCATCTAAAAGtttccttaaaaatgtatctttttattaattttgtacatttttaagGCAGTAAACGGGTTTTTAGAAGGGTTTCAGCCAAGGAAACTACTTATAAAACAAAAGGTTTGCAAACATAACTCTTACATACATATCGCACcttttataaaatatgtaaatttttaaaattgttgacttaatgtaataaaatctctaaaaaaaaacaaacacaaatagACTATATATATGTTAATTTAACACACACTTTACTATTTTTTAAGTGTTTATACTAATAAATAGTTATTCAAGCTATAAGAAAGTAGATCCAACTATTTTTAACAGaagtaaacaattttttatagttacattACTTATTGAAAAATCATTAAAGCTTGTGTTTGAGGCAAATAAGAGCACCATTTCGGTTTCAGGGGTATTAAATAATCCTTGCTATAAACAAATGTTTTCTTTACTAAGAATCAACTGAAAAAGACTTAATGAAAAACATAACAAATCATAAAACAAATGATCTGTTTAGTTTCAAGAAGGTATCCCAGCTTTGAACACAGCTCGGAAATTCAGGAACATGTCTTCCGAGCACACTTAATCCCCTCCATTGTGGTAAGCTTCGGATCCCTGCTTTATGACACGCGTAATGCGAGTCAAAATAtgcaattaaacaaaaacttcttgactggaaaaatatttgcataacTTGGGCAAACAAATGTCGGAGCACGTCGTCCTCGTCACCAGTCACCAGTCGACAATGCCGAGTTGTTGTTGAACTTGTCATTACACACGCACAAACCGGGGGTTACCAGTCATCAGAGCCACCCACTAACCGCCCACAGCCACCCATTTGAGCAACCCACCCCACCCACCGGGGTGGTGGTGCTCGCACTAAAGTGTGGATTAATAGCTGGGGTGGTGCTGCTGCCAGAAATCAGCGCTCGTAAAATTTACGTAAAATTCATTAAGCGCAACAAAAGACGCTGGCTGAGAGGAAACAGGTTGGGCCGAAAAAAGGGGGGCGGCTGCAATCGCTTAGAGACAAAGCCCTGCATAGTTGATAAGGCGCGTCCTTCGGGGGGCTAGAGGGGGGCTTAAATGGGTGGCTGTTTGGTTGGGTGCCCGCTGCCGTCTTGCGGTGCCCGCCAGTGCCTCCTGCCAAGTCAGGCGTCAAGCCTCACTGAGAACACCAATTTGTGTCATTCCAAAGGATACAACCTTATTGTTGCGCCATCAAGGCGCTGCTAcacttaaatataattttccaTAAATATTAAACCTACTTTTCATAAATCTTAAAGATCTCAAAGGTTTGTCTTAAAGGGAGACGATGGAATATAGTTTAAcctcagaaaaaaaaacaatccCATTTGGCTTGCTCCGAGAAAGAAAGTTTCGCAGATATGaaatgggtttttttttttaatttcaagaACGTTTTACTCTTAAACgacttataaatatatttatgaaaATACAAGCtctcagtttttttttaatgtaagcCCCTTTaagtataaaaacaaaattgatTGGTTTAAtcaaatacataaataaacaagTGATTAGGATTAAAAAAACGATAACTTAATGGAAACTTTGGTTATCAGCTATTCTATTTTCCGAAAATAATCGTAGTGCCTACAGTCTATGATGAAATAATGCGTTTCAATGAGACACATGTATTTCAACAACCTGTTCCACCACCAAAACcataaacattttataaagGTCCTTAGAAGATAACGGAAGCCAGAGGCGTCTTAATCGTATATGTACATCCCCTGGTTCTAGATCTAAGTAACTACCTGACATTAACCACACATAACTCAGAGATGTCTTCAGTTCTAAGTTTTCCTTAACCCTCTTGTGCCCCATAACCATAGCAATATAAGTACTCCTAGCTAATGTTAACC contains:
- the LOC119549864 gene encoding transcription factor E4F1, encoding MASTGEWITVDLEPATLLSVKEENGIVTRVYIAPCSEPKIQEPVVKQKPMYIPDKNTLLYHCPYCTNGIRTAGAFKVHMLACERRFKKMKEDGIEMPPLQCSFCQETFPTVAALREHRVLHGTKRICESCNVEYETEVEYRSHLTSYLKTPKRKQNSPKDDPSNVTKFFNCLFCRNQFVAHFKPGKVTRRYACDNCVQRLRSQEVEKARGVPPKRKAEFICYRCGRMYKLEGFLSRHLQLCQGNIPKKKRQ
- the LOC119551706 gene encoding U3 small nucleolar RNA-associated protein 18 homolog codes for the protein MSADESSDGLEDLKDLMALYGKQEQEKPREEERKRFIPKASKAKELNYVEVPMEKVIFGDRQRFLANLAKSVGQKWQPSDGQDDDDDKEQQSGQQKKGEKRKAAWSDSDDEDLQVGDVKKPTKHTGPLNHLRKDKSYKEYLTARFHRTLNQPKWAEKKIKDDDDEDHSSDEELLKTVGFIDHKARRSALPQKTLNFKRVKDVNRSSKSDAVVSSIQFHPTSTAALVAGEEDSTATIYTVDGQKNEKLHSMRFKRFPLRCTRIAPCGTKAFFGSYRRFYYAYDLLEAKESRLVLPGDVKTMHNFEVSPCGKFIITAGKFGAMHLLTANTNELLHSFKQEGKVKGFAWTGDSRRIIVCGGTSNVIVLNLRQNLIEHVFLDDGCINGQSIQLAPNQRLLATGSQEGVVNVYDYESVLASKAPQPEKRFMNLRTCITDLQFNHSSELLAMSSTAAPNAVKLAHFPSATVFSNFPTQTENVGKVYTMAFSPHSSFLAFAAEKGVPLYRLKHFKNY
- the LOC119551872 gene encoding nuclear pore glycoprotein p62, with the translated sequence MVFQLPTTTAAPIGGGSSFSFGLGTGTPAAAAAPGAPAAVPATKPTFSFGGPAASTNIGGGDADNCKAQAPPAFGFGLPAPASTPLTLGTQAANPVSTSATTIATSAAPPAFGGFLAQPTAAVAPSLATSTPNTAAPATGLLGGTGLGLGAPKSTAAAPTTLTAAPAAAAPQLGVAPAPTLSTGGAFANLTTETKTTDSAAVATASQLSYNQLEEHINKWTLEFEEQEKVFTEQATQINAWDKLLISNNQKIVELNDAVKKVKTDQQVLDQELEFIATQQKELEDSLAPLEKEFVNLPRVDMERSQTYLMVENLDTQLKQMSEDLKEIIDNLNEANKGQDTTDPIIQIGKILNAHMSSLQWIESQSSNICKKLDDIGKIQDSQKRDIFRAPY